CCCGAAGGCCGGAGGGCCATCGGAACCCCAAAGTGGCCAGCGACGTGAACATCATCTGCCCCATGTGCAGGTCCCTCACGCTCGTCAGGGACCCCACCAGCCTGCAGACCAACTTCTACTTGGGATCGCTCCGTCGCACCCCCTCCGTCCCCAggtgagagaggaaatggaaaagcgaagggaggagaggaagaaagataaaagattacTGTNNNNNNNNNNNNNNNNNNNNNNNNNNNTATNNNNNNNNNNNNNNNNNNNNNNNNNNNNNNNNNNNNNNNNNNNNNNNNNNNNNNNNNNNNNNNNNNNNNNNNNNNNNNNNNNNNNNNNNNNNNNNNNNNNNNNNNNNNNNNNNNNNNNNNNNNNNNNNNNNNNNNNNNNNNNNNNNNNNNNNNNNNNNNNNNNNNNNNNNNNNNNNNNNNNNNNNNNNNNNNNNNNNNNNNNNNNNNNNNNNNNNNNNNNNNNNNNNNNNNNNNNNNNNNNNNNNNNNNNNNNNNNNNNNNNNNNNNNNNNNNNNNNNNNNNNNNNNNNNNNNNNNNNNNNNNNNNNNNNNNNNNNNNNNNNNNNNNNNNNNNNNNNNNTTGTATNNNNNNNNNNNNNNNNNNNNNNNNNNNNNNNNNNNNNNNNNNNNNNNNNNNNNNNNNNNNNNNNNNNNNNNNNNNNNNNNNNNNNNNNNNNNNNNNNNNNNNNNNNNNNNNNNNNNNNNNNNNNNNNNNNNNNNNNNNNNNNNNNNNNNNNNNNNNNNNNNNNNNNNNNNNNNNNNNNNNNNNNNNNNNNNNNNNAGTGCATTTAAGTCATTCCGAACTATAATAATATGTTACTTTTTGTATGTGGGACGTGCCTGAGTCAGTcaagaacgataatgatatgaACATTGATATGAGAAATAGCAAAAGGGATAGGCAaggcaacaaaaaacaacgataaGATTTGGTATGAGTCAATAAAATAATACACGTTANNNNNNNNNNNNNNNNNNNNNNNNNNNNNNNNNNNNNNNNNNNNNNNNNNNNNNNNNNNNNNNNNNNNNNNNNNNNNNNNNNNNNNNNNNNNNNNNNNNNNNNNNNNNNNNNNNNNNNNNNNNNNNNNNNNNNNNNNNNNNNNNNNNNNNNNNNNNNNNNNNNNNNNNNNNNNNNNNNNNNNNNNNAGGTTATTATTATGGTGTGAGACATGCGACACCATAGCCGAGCCTGCTTGCGGGGACCATAATGTCCATCCCCTGCCAGACAGAGTCAAGTCTCTTAAGGTAGGGTTGGTTTActgctttttatttatatatcaatttctttgttttgtgtcttATCATCGAATATCtagtataaatagataagaaatgatcctgatttttaaaaaaaaagtagaaagtagTGCACAGTGATCACAGTGTCAGATACCTGCAGTAGAATTANNNNNNNNNNNNNNNNNNNNNNNNNNNNNNNNNNNNNNNNNNNNNNNNNNNNNNNNNNNNNNNNNNNNNNNNNNNNNNNNNNNNNNNNNNNNNNNNNNNNNNNNNNNNNNNNNNNNNNNNNNNNNNNNNNNNNNNNNNNNNNNNNNNNNNNNNNNNNNNTCGTAGNNNNNNNNNNNNNNNNNNNNNNNNNNNNNNNNNNNNNNNNNNNNNNNNNGNNNNNNNNNNNNNNNNNNNNNNNNNNNNNNNNNNNNNNNNNNNNNNNNNNNNNNNNNNNNNNNNNNNNNNNNNNNNNNNNNNNNNNNNNNNNNNNNNNNNNNNNNNNNNNNNNNNNNNNNNNNNNNNNNNNNNNNNNNNNNNNNNNNNNNNNNNNNNNNNNNNNNNNNNNNNNNNNNNNNNNNNNNNNNNNNNNNNNNNNNNNNNNNNNNNNNNNNNNNNNNNNNNNNNNNNNNNNNNNNNNNNNNNNNNNNNNNNNNNNNNNNNNNNNNNNNNNNNNNNNNNNNNNNNNNNNNNNNNNNNNNNNNNNNNNNNNNNNNNNNNNNNNNNNNNNNNNNNNNNNNNNNNNNNNNNNNNNNNNNNNNNNNNNNNNNNNNNNNNNNNNNNNNNNNNNNNNNNNNNNNNNNNNNNNNNNNNNNNNNNNNNNNNNNNNNNNNNNNNNNNNNNNNNNNNNNNNNNNNNANNNNNNNNNNNNNNNNNNNNNNNNNNNNNNNNNNNNNNNNNNNNNNNNNNNNNNNNNNNNNNNNNNNNNNNNNNNNNNNNNNNNNNNNNNNNNNNNNNNNNNNNNNNNNNNNNNNNNNNNNNNNNNNNNNNNNNNNNNNNNNNNNNNNNNNNNNNNNNNNNNNNNNNNNNNNNNNNNNNNNNNNNNNNNNNNNNNNNNNNNNNNNNNNNNNNNNNNNNNNNNNNNNNNNNNNNNNNNNNNNNNNNNNNNNNNNNNNNNNNNNNNNNNNNNNNNNNNNNNNNNNNNNNNNNNNNNNNNCAGATTTTTTTGAGTTGTATTAAGTCGATAGATTTGAGCCCTGGCCATTTTCATTTTCCGTCTGGGACATATATCTGAAGTCTACCAAAGTGCAGATATCTTTCTCTCAGATATAGTTCACATTTATCAGGAGTATCAATATTCCACCTATTAAATCTAGGGACATTCTGGGAAGGTTTGGTCCTACATTCTAAACCGGGGTGAAACTGTTCAGAGTACGAGGACCTAACAGACAAAGCACGGGGAAAATGATCTAAGCGCAAGTTGTAAGAGGTCGCAACCGAGTGTGGGGTTGATTTATGTAACACGCATCCAGTGTAATTATCATAGCATTGTTCTTAAAAGTCATAGGGCACACAGTCAGTTATGGTCCTAACAACATAATTacgatataaagataaataggtgGATAANNNNNNNNNNNNNNNNNNNNNNNNNNNNNNNNNNNNNNNNNNNNNNNNNNNNNNNNNNNNNNNNNNNNNNCAAGAGTTCCACGGCTTCCCGCCGATGCactcactttcccctcctcctcgaccGCAGGGCGAGGTGACGTCATCCGGCTTCCTCCTCCTGGAGGACATGTGCTCCGTCCTGGCCGAACAGAACTGCCATCTGCAGGTGTACAAGTGGCTCTGCGCCTTCCTGGACAGCGCCAGGGACCACGTCAAACAAACTTTCGTGAAAAAccacaataattacaaaataactcTTGAAAGGATACAAATTCTTCAGGAACTGGTAAGGAAAGGCTTTACANNNNNNNNNNNNNNNNNNNNNNNNNNNNNNNNNNNNNNNNNNNNNNNNNNNNNNNNNNNNNNNNNNNNNNNNNNNNNNNNNNNNNNNNNNNNNNNNNNNNNNNNNNNNNNNNNNNNNNNNNNNNNNNNNNNNNNNNNNNNNNNNNNNNNNNNNNNNNNNNNNNNNNNNNNNNNNNNNNNNNNNNNNNNNNNNNNNNNNNNNNNNNNNNNNNNNNNNNNNNNNNNNNNNNNNNNNNNNNNNNNNNNNNNNNNNNNNNNNNNNNNNNNNNNNNNNNNNNNNNNNNNNNNNNNNNNNNNNNNNNNNNNNNNNNNNNNNNNNNNNNNNNNNNNNNNNNNNNNNNNNNNNNNNNNNNNNNNNNNNNNNNNNNNNNNNNNNNNNNNNNNNNNNNNNNNNNNNNNNNNNNNNNNNNNNNNNNNNNNNNNNNNNNNNNNNNNNNNNNNNNNNNNNNNNNNNNNNNNNNNNNNNNNNNNNNNNNNNNNNNNNNNNNNNNNNNNNNNNNNNNNNNNNNNNNNNNNNNNNNNNNNNNNNNNNNNNNNNNNNNNNNNNNNNNNNNNNNNNNNNNNNNNNNNNNNNNNNNNNNNNNNNNNNNNNNNNNNNNNNNNNNNNNNNNNNNNNNNNNNNNNNNNNNNNNNNNNNNNNNNNNNNNNNNNNNNNNNNNNNNNNNNNNNNNNNNNNNNNNNNNNNNNNNNNNNNNNNNNNNNNNNNNNNNNNNNNNNNNNNNNNNNNNNNNNNNNNNNNNNNNNNNNNNNNNNNNNNNNNNNNNNNNNNNNNNNNNNNNNNNNNNNNNNNNNNNNNNNNNNNNNNNNNNNNNNNNNNNNNNNNNNNNNNNNNNNNNNNNNNNNGCCTTCGGTCGCCCTTATCATCTATCCNNNNNNNNNNNNNNNNNNNNNNNNNNNNNNNNNNNNNNNNNNNNNNNNNNNNNNNNNNNNNNNNNNNNNNNNNNNNNNNNNNNNNNNNNNNNNNNNNNNNNNNNNNNNNNNNNNNNNNNNNNNNNNNNNNNNNNNNNNNNNNNNNNNNNNNNNNNNNNNNNNNNNNNNNNNNNNNNNNNNNNNNNNNNNNNNNNNNNNNNNNNNNNNNNNNNNNNNNNNNNNNNNNNNNNNNNNNNNNNNNNNNNNNNNNNNNNNNNNNNNNNNNNNNNNNNNNNNNNNNNNNNNNNNNNNNNNNNNNNNNNNNNNNNNNNNNNNNNNNNNNNNNNNNNNNNNNNNNNNNNNNNNNNNNNNNNNNNNNNNNNNNNNNNNNNNNNNNNNNNNNNNNNNNNNNNNNNNNNNNNNNNNNNNNNNNNNNNNNATAATCATCGCAGTATTAATCTTCACTCCTCATTTCCGACAGCTCGACGAGTGCGAGACCGTCTGTGccaaagaggaagatgaagagaaggtaACAGAGTTGTCGCGTCTCCAAATGACTCTCCGGGCGCATAACTCCTCTTGGTACNNNNNNNNNNNNNNNNNNNNNNNNNNNNNNNNNNNNNNNNNNNNNNNNNNNNNNNNNNNNNNNNNNNNNNNNNTTTCCCTGCCCGTTCTCCAAAACCTGTTCTACATCCACGGCGACTTCCAGCCTCCTGACAGCTTTCAGAATGCGCACGTCATCTTGGAGACGGGTGTCGACGGCGCTACGCTCTCCATCTTAACCAAgtatgagacagagaaagaggaggaatcgggagaggaagagaagagagggcagGCGGAGGTGGATGGCCTGAGGCGCTCTGTGCGGCAGCGAAGCCAGAACCACAAAAAGGTTGGCGACAAGAAATCCTTGTCGTTCTCGGTCACAGACATCGCGCATCGACGCCTAGGACCGTCCAGGTCGCCGTCGACGCCTGCCAGGGCGTGTGGAACCCTTCCAGTCTCTTCCAGGGCTCCTTCGGGGAGTCGCAGAGGCGCACCGACCGTAAATCCGGGAACAAACACCATACCTTCCAGCCGGCGAGGAGGTCCTACGACAGCGACTTCTAACTCTGTAGGTCTTCTTGTTCCTGCTCCTAATGCCCCTTCTCCGCCCGTTCCGTCCTCCTTTGTCGCGTCCCAAGACAGACACAGGTATCCCGAGCTGGTCCTCAAGGACCTCCAATTCGCTTCCTCTGACGCCGAGGAGACGCGGCCGCCACAGGAGGAGCAGGAGTCCCGCTTCCCCGATGGCCTCGAGGCTTCTTGTACGCGTGCGCCCCCCCTTCCGCCACGGGCTTCAGAGCTCATTGCTGTGAGTTTCTTAGAATCTCGAGGAGAACCGTCGTCTCAAGATGGGGGTGAGGCTGCCAGCTATATTTTGGAATCCCTTGAAGAGCTGCCGTCCCCCGCAGATATGGAGCCGCAAGCTAGACCCCGAGGCAGGCTCAGGAGACCGAGTCGGAGGCCGGAGGAGCAGAATCGCGGAAGAAGGCGACGGGGAAATGCGTGCGTTATCGTTTAAGCAGCTTACCATCCCTTGTCTCTCACGCGTGGTAAACAAGTTAAGAAATTACTGTGTCCTGTGAATGTTATTAAATGTAGGTGACATTATTTGTAGATGTTATGGAAACTAGTGTTCTTAGTGTCTAGACTAGAGCACCGTTAGAATAAATCATGTAAACCCATCTTCAAAAATAATGGATACTTTCAAGAATGAAATTTATATGGCTTAGTATTTTCTACTGAATGAAACTGTGGTTTGAAATACAAGAAcatattttctgaataacttatGCGGTTTAAATACTGCGTTAATACTTTTGCTTACTTGAGCTtgtgttttgattattatcatacatctacatactgttttatatcattttgtttctGTATAGATATGGCTATATTCCCTTTTTATACATTCACGTAAACTGTATTTCTTATTTCAATACACATATTCATGATGACAATTGTAGGAAAGATATTAATGAGAATTNNNNNNNNNNNNNNNNNNNNNNNNNNNNNNNNNNNNNNNNNNNNNNNNNNNNNNNNNNNNNNNNNNNNNNNNNNNNNCATCAATATTAGTGTTGTGcttaaaataaagttttaacaCGCGCACTCTGTTTTAGTAAGCTcactaaattattatatttgacGATGTTTCTACAGCTGCTGCAAGCGAAGGATAATGTGAAGTATTGCATGGCCGTGTGTGCTCTTGCCCCCTCGTGGCAGTAGGTGTCATTCGTGGATTTGATTTTACTGATAGACATGGGTCATCGATCTCATCAGTTAAATAGCAGAGTCGCTGTTTAACGTATTTCGAGTGACGtagataaccacacacacacacgcgcgcgcgcgcgNNNNNNNNNNNNNNNNNNNNNNNNNNNNNNNNNNNNNNNNNNNNNNNNNNNNNNNNNNNNNNNNagagaataaaagaatttaaagaataCAATGAGTCTAAGAGAATGATTGCGAATCATAGgaactaaagagaaaaaaacaatatataatcaaCTGGGAAAATCCGAAAGTGTGACCAGGttcgtggagaaaaaaaaatatttggaatcgCTAATGTGCAATGCCTTCATGAAATCAGAACAGACAAGGGAAAGGCGTATGGGCAGAGACGTCTATGCTTGACCAGATGTTCAGGAGAAATGAAATCACATAAAAACTTTAGGAATTAGATCTTCATTAGGAAAAAAACGACCACGTAGTAATGAAATTGACGTAGAGGGACAATCATAAAGATGTGATTGTCGAATTTCAAGAATTTTCCTTGGGGACAAAAAacggacacaaataaacatgaagtaATAAAAGACCAAAatgtgttaaaagaaaaaatgtaaaagacaaaaaaaaagcagatgcCCACACACTTGATAATCAACGAGAGGGTAGCATTCACATAAAGACATGGCAAAGAAACCCAAAAATGGGCCACTAGCTAGGCGCTAACTTTAAAGAACTTGGAGTACGACACCAGAAGAAGTAAAAAATGACAACACTGAGAGAAAACTGAAAATGGGGTTTTCAATTGCTTCTCGAAAGGAATGAAAATACGCTCTTTTANNNNNNNNNNNNNNNNNNNNNNNNNNNNNNNNNNNNNNNNNNNNNNNNNNNNNNNNNNNNNNNNNNNNNNNNNNNNNNNNNNNNNNNNNNNNNNNNNNNNNNNNNNNNNNNNNNNNNNNNNNNNNNNNNNNNNNNNNNNNNNNNNNNNNNNNNNNNNNNNNNNNNNNNNNNNNNNNNNNNNNNNNNNNNNNNNNNNNNNNNNNNNNNNCTAGTTGCAAATAACTAAGTAAGACCAGACATACAGATACGCACTCTCAAGTATACTGTATAttcaaaggggagaggggatagactAGAAAAAGCGTGACATATGGTGNNNNNNNNNNNNNNNNNNNNNNNNNNNNNNNNNNNNNNNNNNNNNNNNNNNNGAGGAGGGGCAACAAGACTGCNNNNNNNNNNNNNNNNNNNNNNNNNNNNNNNNNNNNNNNNNNNNNNNNNNNNNNNNNNNNNNNNNNNNNNNNNNNNNNNNNNNNNNNNNNNNNNNNNNNNNNNNNNNNNNNNNNNNNNNNNNNTAAAACCCTCCTAATATTACCGttgaccttcccttccctccgcccgaGGTCTTCTATGGCTTCGAAAAGTCATTTACCTTCTTACTCAATATCGTTTACattcgtgtttatgtatatgcatacaaacaaaataataatgctaatagaaaaaaatattaaaccagcATTACACTTAACTGCTGATGGTTAAAAGGTCCTTCAAATTGGCAAGAATGCAAAAtctgacaaatatttttttttacatccattaGATTCTCCCTGTGATCTTCGAAAACGGTTCCCCCTTTCCGGCCTGccacagggaaggagagaaaaaaatcctcttaTAAAATCCTCTTATAGATGGCTATGCTTTAAAGTTATACagacgatagaaaaaaaacaacatatttctNNNNNNNNNNNNNNNNNNNNNNNNNNNNNNNNNNNNNNNNNNNNNNNNNNNNNNNNNNNNNNNNNNNNNNNNNNNNNNNNNNNNNNNNNNNNNNNNNNNNNNNNNNNNNNNNNNNNNNNNNNNNNNNNNNNNNNNNNNNNNNNNNNNNNNNNNNNNNNNNNNNNNNNNNNNNNNNNNNNNNNNNNNNNNNNNNNNNNNNNNNNNNNNNNNNNNNTTCTGTAAATGCCCAATTTCGGAAAGAAAAGACCGATAtcgaaaaaaactttaaagaatagaagaagagggagaaaaatc
Above is a window of Penaeus monodon isolate SGIC_2016 chromosome 34, NSTDA_Pmon_1, whole genome shotgun sequence DNA encoding:
- the LOC119594597 gene encoding uncharacterized protein LOC119594597 (The sequence of the model RefSeq protein was modified relative to this genomic sequence to represent the inferred CDS: added 73 bases not found in genome assembly), whose amino-acid sequence is MEVSDSCPVCLESWNKTTHTPKFLSCHHTLCLDCATTLFENAVAGEGGGSGEEGDWQERRGRGRGGFVRRGRGDSPSEEVPSLRSPTSISRRLIQSRRPEGHRNPKVASDVNIICPMCRSLTLVRDPTSLQTNFYLGSLRRTPSVPRLLLWCETCDTIAEPACGDHNVHPLPDRVKSLKGEVTSSGFLLLEDMCSVLAEQNCHLQVYKWLCAFLDSARDHVKQTFVKNHNNYKITLERIQILQELLDECETVCAKEEDEEKVTELSRLQMTLRAHNSSWYGGDEGGEEGREGKGETGEEKKRRRISLPVLQNLFYIHGDFQPPDSFQNAHVILETGVDGATLSILTKYETEKEEESGEEEKRGQAEVDGLRRSVRQRSQNHKKVGDKKSLSFSVTDIAHRRLGPSRSPSTPARACGTLPVSSRAPSGSRRGAPTVNPGTNTIPSSRRGGPTTATSNSVGLLVPAPNAPSPPVPSSFVASQDRHRYPELVLKDLQFASSDAEETRPPQEEQESRFPDGLEASCTRAPPLPPRASELIAVSFLESRGEPSSQDGGEAASYILESLEELPSPADMEPQARPRGRLRRPSRRPEEQNRGRRRRGNACVIV